The genomic segment GCAGCGCCGCGTGCGCGGTCCGCCCGGAGGCGGCGGCGCCGGCGGCGTCCCCGAGCCGCACCTGCACGGCGCCGCACGCCAGCGTGGCCCAGGCGTCCAGCCGGGCCAGCCCCTGGGCGCGCCAGGTCGCCGCGGAGGCGGCGTACAGGTCCCGCGCGCGCTCGGGCTCGCCGGCCAGCTCCTCCAGCAGCCCCCAGTTGTTGCGCGTCCCCCCGACGGCCGGCACGTCGTCGGCGGCCAGGAAGCGGTCCAGCGCCCGGCCGTACAGCGAGCGCGCGCCGCCGAGGTCGCCGGCCGCCGCGCGCACGAGGCCGAGCCCCAGCTCGAGCACCGCGGCCTCGCGCCACTCGCCCAGCCCCTGCATGCGCGCGATCCCGTCGGCCAGCAGCGCGGCTGCCGCCTCGTGATCGCCGCGGGTGCGCTCGAGGTGGCCGAGGTGGGCCAGCGTGAGCGCCTCGCCGACCGCGTCGCCCGTCGCCCGGGCGACCGCCAGCGCCTCGCACAGGGCGCCCTGCGCGACGTCGAGGTCGCTCGCCACGCGCTCGAGCCAGGCGAGGTTGCCCAGCGCGAGGACCACCCCGCCGTCGCGGTCCAGGCGCCGGAACTGGAACAGCGTGGCCTCCCACACCATGCGGACCCCGCCGTCCAGGCCCTCGGGCAGCAGCGGCTGGCCGAACGTGATCGACGGGATGACGCGCCCGCCCGCCCCGGGCAGCGCGCGCAGCCGGTCCAGGGCGTCGAGGAGGCGGGCGCGCGCGCCGGGAAGGTCGGACCGGTGCCAGGGCGTCAGCGCCGACGCGTGCACGGCGGCGGCCGCGACCTGGTCGTCGCCGATGCGCTCGGCCGTGGCGATGGCCTCGCGGAACCGGCGCTCGGAGCGGGCCGAGGAGCGGTGGTACTCCTCGAAGACGGCGTGCTGCAGCCCGGCCTCGGCGCTCGCGCGGGTGTCGTCGAGGCCGCGCATGATCTCGACCGCCTCGTCGACGTCGCGCAGGTAGCCGGCGGTGTCGCCGCGGCGCAGCGCCATGCCCGCGGCGGCCAGCAGGGCGTCGACGCGCGCCGCGGTCGGGTCCGGGGCCGCGTCGAGCGCCTCCCGCAGCCACCGCGTGCCCTCCACGAACAGCGACTGCGCCAGCCAGAAGCGCCAGAGGTGGTTGGCCAGGGCGAGCGCCGCCGGCGGGTCACGGCGCACCGCGAAGGCCAGGGCGGCGCGCAGGTCGTCGTGGGCCGCCTCGAGCGCCGCGGGGTCCAGCGTGCCGCCCGCGACGGGATCGTGAGCCCGTGCGTGCGCGAGGCACCAGGCGAGGTGGGCACGCGCGGTCGGCTCGCGCTCGCCGGCCTCGCGCAGCGCCTCGCCGGCGAACTGGCGGATCGTGTCCATCATGCGGAAGCGGCCGGCCTCGGCGACCACGAGCGACTTGTCCACCAGGCGCGCCACGAGGTCGGCCACGCGCCGGGTGCTCAGTGGGGCCGCGGCCGCGACGGCCTCCGCGGCCTCCAGCGTGAACGTCCCGGCGAACACGGCCAGGCGCCGGAACAGCGTGCGCTCCTCGTCGGTGAGCAGGTCGTGACTCCACGCGATCGTCGCGCGCAGCGTCGCCTGGCGTGTCAGCGCGGTGCGGCTGCCGGCGCTCAGCACGTCCAGCGAGTCGCCGAGCCGGTCGGCGATCTGCGCGACGGTCAGCGCGCCGGTG from the Baekduia soli genome contains:
- a CDS encoding BTAD domain-containing putative transcriptional regulator, which codes for MSRDTLRIRLLGGFSVQTAEVTVAERAWRLRKARSLVKVLALTPGRREHRDAVAELLWPERDAAAAANNLHQALHAARRALGDPGALTLADEVLALDPGAWTDVDAFEAAAAAGRLDEALELYRGELLPEDRFEPWTEGQRRALAELQLDVVLRIAERDAAGGDHGSAITRLQRAVADAPRHEPARRALMRVLATAGRRQDALAQFEELRAGLRAHSEADPDPQTRALYRELLADPAPPDLPPPRLPVARTSFVGRERELGELRRLLDRTRLLTLTGPGGAGKTRLALEAAAARAAALPGGVAFADLGTVGDAALLHQTVAAALGVPIPANRPALDGLLAHVADRPATLVVLDTCEHLLDACAHLAEALTAAGPELRLLATSREPLRCAGEVAWRVPSLAEAPELFRQRAAAVRPGDGWTDDEQALVEAVCWRLDRMPLAIELAAARTGALTVAQIADRLGDSLDVLSAGSRTALTRQATLRATIAWSHDLLTDEERTLFRRLAVFAGTFTLEAAEAVAAAAPLSTRRVADLVARLVDKSLVVAEAGRFRMMDTIRQFAGEALREAGEREPTARAHLAWCLAHARAHDPVAGGTLDPAALEAAHDDLRAALAFAVRRDPPAALALANHLWRFWLAQSLFVEGTRWLREALDAAPDPTAARVDALLAAAGMALRRGDTAGYLRDVDEAVEIMRGLDDTRASAEAGLQHAVFEEYHRSSARSERRFREAIATAERIGDDQVAAAAVHASALTPWHRSDLPGARARLLDALDRLRALPGAGGRVIPSITFGQPLLPEGLDGGVRMVWEATLFQFRRLDRDGGVVLALGNLAWLERVASDLDVAQGALCEALAVARATGDAVGEALTLAHLGHLERTRGDHEAAAALLADGIARMQGLGEWREAAVLELGLGLVRAAAGDLGGARSLYGRALDRFLAADDVPAVGGTRNNWGLLEELAGEPERARDLYAASAATWRAQGLARLDAWATLACGAVQVRLGDAAGAAASGRTAHAALLDVADARGVAEAEALLAVQAALSGRKDPAA